One window from the genome of Brachyspira sp. SAP_772 encodes:
- a CDS encoding ABC transporter substrate-binding protein, whose product MHKQFLVLLFLLLLTISCGKSSETIENKVDIKIIAQSFDEKSLNVMRDILSKSGFNPSISMLPDYASFIGQLEANNYDIAITSWNTVTGNPDYAVRSLFVIDGDYNFSKISNVQLDELIEKAATESFEDSKATYSEIEKIIIDENAYIIPLYNRVKTQAFNKTILDENTVKIYKAASINAGEISFVDKAKNETEPLYISQSLSSLTSLDPIKGNDGSINFINNQMYVRIVTLTTNDQITTENSLSYNYAIANGNKDYYFILRDDIYFAKVEDRKAVNSGERVGASDVVFSLNRAKDRNSVPNHRTYSLHSSMDKISIVTDINELKNAKTAASDVYTELSKNLPAPITSLTSSSAQADNKNGVYQVVKVTTVTPFPQVLNYLAHQSAGIVSEKQIKKVNTYNVANYDPQKDISYGDESTITEGNSYNNTLYTSGQYIAVYKNDYEIVLERNPGFMADTDKFPKIKTINIKFIKDLDAAVSSLRSGDLYILYDIVADKLKVIESDSNLVLQTVPSNALIFAFVNMSDGHVTKDVNVRKAILYSMDQNAFIAINDGYAYKAYTTLTPLVDTGNVLTADKDKAKEYLKAYEESNVASK is encoded by the coding sequence ATGCATAAACAATTTTTAGTTTTATTATTTTTATTATTATTAACAATTTCATGTGGAAAATCTTCAGAAACCATTGAAAACAAAGTAGACATTAAGATTATTGCTCAATCATTTGATGAAAAATCTTTAAATGTAATGAGAGATATACTTTCAAAAAGCGGATTTAATCCTAGTATTAGTATGCTTCCAGATTATGCAAGTTTTATAGGTCAGTTGGAAGCTAATAATTATGATATAGCAATCACTAGTTGGAATACTGTAACAGGAAATCCAGATTATGCTGTAAGGTCATTATTTGTAATTGATGGCGATTATAATTTTTCTAAAATATCAAATGTACAATTAGATGAACTCATAGAAAAAGCAGCAACAGAGTCTTTTGAAGATTCTAAAGCTACATATTCTGAAATAGAAAAGATTATTATAGATGAAAATGCATATATTATACCGCTATACAATAGAGTAAAAACTCAAGCTTTCAACAAAACTATATTAGATGAAAACACAGTGAAGATATATAAAGCTGCTTCTATTAATGCAGGAGAAATATCATTTGTAGATAAAGCAAAAAATGAAACAGAGCCTTTATATATAAGCCAGTCATTATCTTCATTAACTTCTTTAGACCCAATAAAAGGAAATGATGGTTCTATTAATTTTATTAATAATCAAATGTATGTGAGAATAGTAACTTTAACTACTAATGATCAAATAACTACAGAGAATTCTCTATCATACAATTATGCTATAGCAAATGGAAATAAAGATTATTATTTTATATTGAGAGATGATATATATTTTGCTAAAGTAGAAGATAGAAAAGCAGTTAATAGCGGGGAGAGAGTTGGTGCTAGCGATGTAGTATTTTCACTAAACAGAGCTAAAGATAGAAATAGTGTTCCTAATCATAGAACATACAGTCTTCACAGCAGTATGGATAAAATTTCTATAGTAACTGATATAAATGAACTTAAAAATGCTAAAACAGCTGCAAGTGATGTTTATACAGAACTTTCTAAAAACCTACCTGCTCCTATAACTTCCCTTACTTCTTCTTCTGCTCAGGCTGATAATAAAAATGGAGTATATCAAGTAGTAAAAGTTACAACAGTAACACCATTTCCTCAAGTGCTTAATTATTTAGCACATCAATCTGCTGGTATAGTAAGTGAAAAACAAATTAAAAAAGTAAATACTTATAATGTTGCTAATTATGACCCTCAAAAAGATATTTCTTATGGTGATGAATCAACAATAACAGAGGGAAATAGCTATAATAATACTTTATACACTAGCGGACAGTATATTGCTGTTTATAAAAATGATTATGAGATAGTTTTAGAAAGAAATCCGGGATTTATGGCAGATACTGATAAATTCCCTAAAATAAAAACAATAAATATAAAATTCATAAAAGATTTAGATGCTGCTGTATCTTCTTTAAGAAGCGGAGACCTTTATATATTATATGATATAGTAGCTGATAAACTTAAAGTAATAGAAAGTGACAGCAATTTGGTTCTTCAAACAGTACCAAGTAATGCTTTAATATTTGCTTTTGTTAATATGTCAGACGGACATGTTACTAAAGATGTTAATGTAAGAAAGGCTATTTTATATTCTATGGACCAAAATGCATTTATAGCTATTAATGATGGTTATGCTTATAAGGCTTATACTACTCTTACACCATTAGTTGATACTGGTAATGTTTTAACAGCAGATAAAGATAAAGCTAAAGAATATTTGAAAGCTTATGAAGAAAGTAATGTGGCTTCTAAATAA
- a CDS encoding ABC transporter permease: MNNIIFSISSNFEKMQKVFLYKAALIILGIFTYIALWIRKFFIYSKYKRSNSYKAIDDYADDEIEIKEKEYYLHIEKEIEILGKKISEEEKKERVKKYIEQLKKQRNKNKYKKFKDSFTNSAVLSSMLENKIFFVYSIIFSFPMYILIYIYSHWYMKYIFERLMMMIFVMFGVIFLVFTILYISPMDSALNILGQDATKEQIEAFNKSYGLDKPYIEQLFNAFKNIMTFNLGKSYVGNEDIFSAIARKFPVTLSISFLSLLLAIIIAIPAGIISSIKQYSLFDYIFMLFALIGLSIPNFWIGLILILNFSINLNLLPATFSVGDLKSYIMPVIVLGTGFSASIARMTRASMLEIKNADFVLTARSKGLNENVVIFRHILKNALIPIITAAGMQLGAVLGGAAVTEKVFNISGIGSYIVDKQFIPDIPAVLAGVVYVSVVVSVVNLAVDILYAFLDPRIKSNMKNY; encoded by the coding sequence ATGAATAATATTATTTTTTCTATCAGCAGCAATTTTGAAAAAATGCAAAAAGTATTTCTTTATAAAGCTGCATTAATAATACTTGGAATATTTACTTATATTGCTTTGTGGATAAGAAAGTTTTTTATCTACAGCAAATACAAAAGATCTAATTCTTATAAGGCTATTGATGATTATGCAGATGATGAAATAGAGATTAAAGAAAAAGAATATTATTTGCATATAGAAAAAGAGATAGAAATATTAGGTAAAAAAATAAGCGAAGAAGAGAAAAAAGAAAGGGTAAAAAAATATATAGAACAATTAAAAAAACAAAGAAATAAAAATAAATATAAAAAGTTTAAAGATAGCTTTACCAATTCTGCTGTATTAAGCAGTATGCTTGAGAATAAAATATTTTTTGTATATTCTATAATATTTTCTTTTCCTATGTATATTTTAATATATATATATTCGCATTGGTATATGAAGTATATATTTGAAAGACTTATGATGATGATATTTGTAATGTTTGGGGTAATTTTCTTAGTATTTACTATACTTTATATTTCGCCTATGGATAGTGCTTTAAATATATTGGGTCAGGATGCCACAAAAGAACAGATAGAAGCTTTCAATAAATCTTATGGTCTTGATAAGCCTTATATAGAACAATTATTTAATGCTTTTAAAAATATTATGACTTTTAACTTAGGAAAATCTTATGTGGGTAATGAGGATATATTTTCAGCTATAGCTAGAAAATTTCCTGTAACTTTGTCAATATCATTTTTGTCTCTTTTGCTTGCAATAATTATAGCAATACCTGCTGGTATAATTTCTTCTATAAAGCAGTATTCATTGTTTGATTATATTTTTATGCTTTTTGCTTTAATAGGATTATCTATACCAAATTTTTGGATAGGGTTAATACTTATATTGAATTTCTCTATTAATTTAAATTTACTTCCAGCTACTTTTTCTGTAGGAGATTTAAAATCATATATAATGCCTGTTATAGTATTGGGTACAGGTTTTTCTGCTAGTATAGCAAGAATGACTAGGGCTTCTATGCTTGAGATAAAAAATGCAGATTTTGTACTTACAGCTAGAAGCAAAGGCTTAAATGAGAATGTAGTTATATTTAGGCATATTTTAAAAAATGCTTTAATACCAATAATAACTGCTGCTGGTATGCAGTTAGGTGCTGTGTTAGGGGGGGCTGCTGTTACAGAGAAGGTGTTTAACATAAGCGGTATAGGAAGCTATATAGTTGATAAGCAATTTATTCCAGATATACCTGCGGTTTTAGCGGGGGTGGTTTATGTATCTGTGGTTGTGAGTGTTGTTAATTTGGCAGTTGATATATTATATGCTTTTCTAGACCCTAGAATAAAATCTAATATGAAAAATTATTAA
- a CDS encoding ABC transporter ATP-binding protein — MFIETKNLYKYFDTPKGKLHAVDNVNLSIKEGETLGVVGESGCGKSTLGRVILRLHEADSGNIYYNGMDITKLNNDDMRKMRRFMQIIFQDPYSSLNPRYTVAEIISEPLSFFKIYDNARDRKARVEEIMDIVGLSKRSYNMYPHEFDGGRRQRIVIARTLSINPKFIVCDEPVSALDVSIQAQIINLLMDLQKELKLTYMFISHDLSVIKHISNNISVMYLGEIIESCDKKTLFENPKHPYTKALLSAIPTIDLNKKKDRILLRGEVTSPINPKKGCRFYSRCPYAEDGCLSDNVKLRDIGNNHLVSCIKG; from the coding sequence ATGTTTATTGAAACCAAGAATCTATATAAATATTTTGATACGCCAAAGGGTAAATTGCATGCTGTTGATAATGTTAATTTAAGTATTAAAGAGGGGGAAACGCTTGGAGTTGTGGGAGAGTCTGGCTGCGGAAAAAGCACTTTGGGAAGGGTGATTTTGAGATTGCATGAGGCTGACAGCGGTAATATATATTATAACGGCATGGATATAACAAAATTAAATAATGATGATATGAGAAAGATGAGAAGATTCATGCAGATAATATTTCAAGACCCTTATTCATCTTTAAATCCTAGATATACAGTAGCAGAGATAATTTCTGAGCCTTTAAGTTTTTTTAAGATATATGATAATGCGAGAGATAGAAAAGCGAGAGTAGAAGAGATTATGGATATAGTAGGTCTTAGTAAGAGAAGCTATAACATGTATCCGCATGAGTTTGATGGGGGAAGAAGACAGAGAATAGTTATAGCAAGAACTTTATCTATTAATCCAAAGTTTATAGTTTGCGATGAACCTGTTAGTGCATTAGATGTTTCAATACAGGCACAAATAATTAATTTGCTTATGGACTTGCAAAAAGAATTAAAATTAACTTATATGTTTATATCTCATGATTTATCTGTTATAAAACATATATCAAACAATATATCGGTTATGTATTTAGGCGAGATAATAGAAAGCTGTGATAAAAAAACTTTGTTTGAAAATCCTAAACACCCATACACTAAAGCATTACTTTCAGCTATTCCAACTATTGATTTAAATAAGAAAAAAGATAGAATATTGCTTAGAGGTGAAGTTACTTCTCCTATAAATCCTAAAAAAGGATGCAGATTTTATAGTAGATGTCCTTATGCTGAAGATGGTTGTTTGTCTGATAATGTAAAATTAAGAGATATTGGAAATAATCACTTAGTTTCATGCATAAAAGGTTAG
- the fusA gene encoding elongation factor G, which yields MARQISLENTRNIGIMAHIDAGKTTLSERILYFTGKTHKIGEVHEGAAEMDWMEQERERGITITSAATTCFWHGHRINLIDTPGHVDFTAEVERSLRVLDSAVGVFCSVGGVQPQSETVWRQASNYKIPRAIFVNKMDRIGANFYAVLDQTRDRLKANSHPVVIPIGAESNFEGVVDLVKMKEIVWVSEDGMKMEEREIRPELKEQAEKYRDELLEAIVEYDEEAMTKYFEGEEIDIPTIKRLIRTATLTADFFPMFCGTAFKNKGIQVLIDAVVDYLPSPIDKPEIEGTDLDGNVVKRKVADDEKFSALAFKIMTDPHVGKIAFLRVYSGILEAGSYVYNATKGKRERIGRILQMHANKREEIEQVYCGDIAAAVGLKETTTGDTLCPENAPIILESINFPEPVINVAIEPKTKGDRDKMSIALSRLAEEDPTFRVSFDEETGQTIIAGMGELHLEIICDRMKREYKVEANVGRPQVSYREGIKKTVEVEGKFVRQSGGKGQYGDVWLRIGPNEPNAGFKFNNEIVGGVVPKEYIPAVEKGCVEAMNTGVLANYPMLDVIVSAFDGSFHPVDSSEMAFKIAASMGFKDGCKKADPYLLEPMMSVEVVTPEDYMGDIIGDLASRRGQVHGFTDKSGYKSINATVPLAEMFGYTTSIRNVSQGRASYTMQFSHYEEVPKNVAEEIIGARMGNTK from the coding sequence GTGGCACGTCAAATTTCGTTAGAAAATACACGTAATATTGGTATTATGGCTCACATCGATGCTGGTAAGACTACTTTAAGTGAGCGTATTTTATATTTCACAGGAAAGACACATAAAATAGGTGAGGTTCATGAAGGTGCAGCTGAAATGGACTGGATGGAGCAGGAGAGAGAAAGAGGTATTACAATTACTTCTGCTGCAACTACTTGTTTTTGGCATGGTCATAGAATTAACTTAATAGATACTCCGGGGCACGTTGACTTTACTGCTGAGGTAGAAAGGTCTTTAAGAGTATTAGACAGTGCTGTTGGAGTTTTTTGTTCTGTAGGCGGTGTTCAGCCTCAAAGTGAAACAGTATGGAGACAAGCAAGTAACTATAAAATCCCAAGAGCTATTTTTGTTAATAAAATGGACAGGATTGGTGCTAACTTCTACGCTGTTTTAGATCAAACAAGAGATAGATTAAAAGCAAACAGTCACCCAGTAGTTATACCTATAGGTGCAGAAAGCAATTTCGAGGGTGTTGTTGACTTAGTAAAAATGAAAGAAATAGTTTGGGTATCTGAAGACGGTATGAAGATGGAAGAGAGAGAAATTAGACCTGAACTAAAAGAACAAGCAGAAAAATATAGAGATGAATTATTAGAAGCTATTGTTGAATATGATGAAGAAGCTATGACTAAGTACTTTGAAGGTGAGGAAATAGATATTCCTACAATAAAAAGACTTATAAGAACAGCTACATTAACAGCAGATTTCTTCCCAATGTTCTGCGGTACAGCTTTCAAAAACAAAGGTATTCAAGTATTAATAGATGCTGTAGTTGATTATTTACCATCTCCTATAGATAAACCAGAAATAGAAGGTACAGATTTAGATGGTAATGTTGTAAAAAGAAAAGTAGCAGACGATGAAAAATTCAGTGCATTAGCATTTAAAATAATGACAGATCCGCACGTAGGAAAAATAGCATTCTTAAGAGTTTACTCAGGAATATTAGAAGCTGGTTCTTATGTATATAATGCTACAAAAGGTAAAAGAGAGCGTATCGGAAGAATACTTCAGATGCATGCTAACAAAAGAGAAGAGATTGAACAAGTATATTGTGGTGATATAGCAGCAGCAGTAGGACTTAAAGAAACTACAACAGGTGATACATTATGTCCAGAAAATGCTCCTATCATCTTAGAATCAATCAACTTCCCAGAGCCAGTAATTAACGTTGCTATAGAGCCTAAAACAAAAGGTGATAGAGATAAAATGTCTATAGCTTTATCAAGACTTGCTGAAGAAGACCCAACATTCAGAGTTAGTTTTGATGAAGAAACAGGTCAAACAATCATCGCAGGTATGGGTGAGCTTCATTTAGAGATTATCTGTGATAGAATGAAAAGAGAATACAAAGTTGAGGCAAATGTAGGTCGTCCTCAAGTATCTTACAGAGAAGGTATTAAGAAGACAGTTGAAGTTGAAGGTAAGTTTGTACGTCAGTCTGGCGGTAAAGGTCAGTACGGTGATGTATGGTTGAGAATTGGACCTAATGAGCCTAATGCAGGATTCAAGTTTAACAATGAAATCGTTGGCGGTGTTGTTCCAAAAGAATATATCCCGGCTGTAGAGAAAGGTTGTGTTGAGGCTATGAATACAGGTGTTCTTGCTAACTATCCTATGCTAGACGTTATAGTATCAGCATTTGATGGTTCATTCCACCCAGTAGATTCATCAGAAATGGCATTCAAAATTGCTGCTTCAATGGGTTTCAAAGATGGATGTAAAAAAGCAGACCCTTATTTATTAGAGCCTATGATGAGTGTAGAAGTTGTAACACCAGAAGATTATATGGGTGATATTATCGGTGACTTAGCTTCAAGAAGAGGACAGGTTCACGGATTTACAGATAAGTCTGGCTACAAATCTATCAATGCTACAGTACCTCTTGCAGAGATGTTTGGTTATACAACAAGTATAAGAAACGTATCACAAGGTAGAGCAAGCTACACAATGCAGTTCTCACACTACGAAGAAGTACCTAAGAATGTAGCAGAAGAGATAATAGGTGCTAGAATGGGTAACACTAAATAA
- the rpsG gene encoding 30S ribosomal protein S7: protein MARRRRAQTRKINADPIYGSVVISKFINKLMYDGKKSKAENIFYKAMDLVKEKTGKEGLEAFNEAINNIKPQVEVKSRRVGGSTYQVPVEVRPDRQNSLAFTWLIDASRKRGGRSMIERLSNEIADAIEGKGQAVAKRDTVHRMAEGNKAFAHFRW from the coding sequence ATGGCAAGAAGAAGAAGAGCACAAACAAGAAAGATAAATGCTGACCCAATTTATGGCAGTGTTGTTATAAGTAAATTCATAAACAAATTAATGTATGACGGCAAAAAAAGTAAAGCTGAAAACATTTTTTATAAAGCTATGGATTTGGTAAAAGAGAAAACAGGTAAAGAGGGTTTAGAGGCTTTTAATGAAGCTATTAACAACATAAAACCGCAAGTAGAAGTAAAATCAAGAAGAGTTGGAGGTTCTACTTATCAGGTACCTGTTGAAGTTAGGCCAGACAGACAAAACTCATTAGCATTCACATGGCTTATAGACGCTTCAAGAAAAAGAGGTGGAAGAAGCATGATAGAGCGTTTATCAAATGAAATAGCTGATGCGATAGAAGGTAAAGGTCAGGCAGTTGCTAAGAGAGATACAGTACATAGAATGGCTGAAGGTAACAAAGCATTTGCCCACTTTAGGTGGTAA
- a CDS encoding ABC transporter permease produces the protein MDYRKQLEESKFIKFREYSSLNFAIGASLFVGVVILLFSVDFTKKSFNVYTISAALLYFISALISYLVLIKLKKDVKTNNDISSSTRKLGFILIAFLVSANIFAASSGFHLITKKKKLEYILIFEAFLVNIAIIFVSSINLFKEVLPENFYFGIIILILVSLFFILSMYLISIKEIKQNKKLFYFISAICILTILIGNIFSFLAGITMILKIIHKDDDISIEFVDILYRVFRNEMAVIGMFFVIFLFALSIMSTFTFNYADAIENNYTALLQTPSLIYPFGTDNYGRDVFSRIVFGARISLIIGVISTLIPIVVGGVLGALSGYYKGKADNIIMRILDILYSVPSILLAIAIIAVFGANVFVLIIALSISAIPSYARTVRASVISVSNMEFIEAAKALGANNFVIIYKHIVPNVLSPVIVRMSLDIGSAVLSTSGLSFLGLGIEPHIPEWGNILKIGSVYLETNPYIAIFPGLAIIFMVLAFNFLGDGLRDALDPKMK, from the coding sequence ATGGATTATAGAAAACAATTAGAAGAGAGTAAGTTTATTAAATTTAGAGAATATAGTTCTCTTAATTTTGCAATAGGAGCTTCTTTATTTGTAGGAGTTGTTATACTATTATTTTCTGTAGATTTTACTAAAAAGAGTTTTAATGTTTACACTATTTCAGCGGCATTATTATATTTTATTTCAGCTTTAATTTCATACTTGGTATTAATCAAATTAAAAAAAGATGTAAAAACTAATAATGATATATCTTCTTCTACAAGGAAATTAGGTTTTATTCTTATAGCTTTTTTAGTGTCTGCAAATATTTTTGCAGCTTCTTCTGGTTTTCATTTGATAACAAAGAAGAAAAAGCTTGAGTATATACTTATATTCGAGGCTTTTTTGGTGAATATAGCTATTATATTTGTATCAAGCATTAATTTATTTAAAGAAGTTTTGCCTGAAAATTTTTATTTTGGTATAATAATTTTAATATTAGTTTCATTATTTTTTATATTATCAATGTATTTAATTTCAATAAAAGAAATAAAACAAAACAAGAAGCTTTTTTATTTTATTTCTGCAATATGTATTTTAACCATACTCATTGGAAATATATTTTCATTTTTAGCAGGTATTACTATGATATTAAAAATCATTCATAAAGATGATGATATATCCATAGAGTTTGTTGATATATTATATAGAGTTTTTAGAAATGAAATGGCTGTAATAGGAATGTTTTTTGTAATATTTTTATTTGCTCTATCAATAATGAGTACATTTACTTTTAATTATGCTGATGCTATAGAAAACAATTATACAGCTTTGCTTCAAACGCCTTCTTTAATATATCCATTTGGTACTGATAATTATGGAAGAGATGTTTTTAGCAGAATAGTATTTGGTGCTAGAATATCTCTTATAATAGGGGTGATATCCACACTCATACCTATAGTAGTTGGAGGAGTTTTAGGAGCTTTGTCTGGATATTATAAGGGAAAAGCTGATAACATTATAATGAGAATATTAGATATATTATATTCTGTGCCTAGCATACTTCTTGCTATAGCCATTATTGCTGTATTTGGTGCTAATGTTTTTGTATTGATAATAGCTCTTAGTATTAGTGCTATACCTAGTTATGCTAGAACTGTGAGGGCTAGTGTAATATCAGTATCTAATATGGAGTTTATAGAAGCGGCTAAGGCATTGGGGGCTAATAATTTTGTTATTATATATAAGCATATAGTGCCTAATGTACTTTCTCCTGTAATTGTTAGAATGTCTTTGGATATAGGTTCTGCTGTGTTATCTACAAGCGGTTTAAGCTTTTTGGGTTTAGGAATAGAGCCTCATATACCAGAATGGGGAAATATATTGAAGATAGGAAGTGTTTATTTGGAAACTAATCCTTATATAGCTATATTTCCGGGTTTAGCTATTATATTTATGGTTCTTGCTTTTAACTTTTTGGGTGACGGACTTAGAGATGCATTAGACCCTAAAATGAAATAA
- a CDS encoding ABC transporter ATP-binding protein, with the protein MKDILEIKNLHVHYIKEDETVKAVNGINLSLKKGESIGIVGETGAGKTTMALSVMGLIPYPPGIIMDGEIIYEDKNIIHCNAKEYQQIRGNGISMIFQDPMTALNPAMTVEKQLMEVLDSHKSNMSRGEKLDTIIELLELVGVQRDRLKEYPHQFSGGMKQRVVIAMSLLLKPKILIADEPTTALDVTIQAQVLNIINNLKEKFDMSLILITHDLGVVAESCDRVFIMYAGEIVESGSVKEVYLNTKHPYTKGLFNSIPRLDVDNERLIPIEGDMVNPADLPSGCYFNPRCKYKKDICIEKKPNIMGDNHQYKCHFNF; encoded by the coding sequence ATGAAAGATATATTAGAAATAAAAAATTTGCATGTACATTACATTAAAGAAGATGAAACAGTAAAGGCGGTCAATGGCATAAATTTATCTCTTAAAAAAGGGGAGAGTATAGGAATAGTTGGAGAGACTGGTGCTGGAAAAACCACTATGGCTTTATCTGTAATGGGTTTAATTCCATATCCTCCGGGAATTATTATGGACGGAGAGATAATTTATGAAGATAAAAATATAATTCATTGCAATGCAAAAGAGTATCAGCAAATAAGAGGAAATGGAATCTCTATGATATTTCAAGACCCTATGACTGCATTAAACCCTGCTATGACAGTTGAAAAGCAGTTAATGGAAGTTTTGGATAGTCATAAAAGCAATATGAGTAGGGGTGAGAAGCTTGATACTATTATAGAGCTTCTTGAATTGGTTGGTGTTCAAAGGGATAGATTAAAAGAATATCCTCATCAATTTTCCGGCGGTATGAAGCAGAGGGTTGTTATTGCCATGTCTTTACTTTTGAAACCTAAAATACTAATAGCTGATGAGCCTACTACTGCTTTAGATGTAACCATACAGGCACAGGTATTAAATATAATAAATAATCTTAAAGAAAAATTTGATATGTCGCTTATACTTATTACGCATGATTTAGGTGTTGTGGCAGAGAGTTGTGATAGAGTTTTTATAATGTATGCGGGAGAAATTGTTGAAAGCGGTTCTGTTAAAGAAGTTTATTTAAATACAAAGCACCCATATACTAAAGGATTATTTAATTCTATACCAAGACTTGATGTTGATAATGAGAGGCTTATACCTATAGAAGGAGATATGGTTAATCCTGCTGATTTGCCAAGCGGATGTTATTTTAATCCTAGGTGCAAATATAAAAAAGATATATGTATAGAGAAGAAGCCTAATATAATGGGTGATAATCATCAATATAAATGTCATTTTAATTTTTAA
- the rpsL gene encoding 30S ribosomal protein S12, producing the protein MPTINQLVRKGRKRIVNKTKSPALMKCPQREGVCTRVTTTTPKKPNSAMRKIARVRITNGMEVTAYIPGIDHTLQEHNRVLIRGGRVKDLPGCRYHIVRGSREASGVEKRMKARSKYGTKKPKA; encoded by the coding sequence ATGCCTACAATTAATCAATTAGTAAGAAAAGGTCGTAAACGTATAGTAAATAAGACTAAATCACCTGCATTAATGAAATGTCCGCAAAGAGAAGGTGTTTGTACTCGTGTAACAACAACTACACCCAAAAAACCTAACTCAGCTATGCGTAAAATAGCTCGTGTAAGAATAACAAACGGTATGGAAGTAACAGCATATATACCTGGTATAGACCATACTTTACAAGAACACAACCGTGTACTTATAAGAGGCGGAAGGGTTAAGGACTTACCTGGTTGTCGTTATCACATAGTTAGAGGAAGTCGTGAAGCTTCTGGTGTAGAGAAGAGAATGAAAGCTAGAAGTAAATATGGTACTAAAAAACCTAAGGCTTAA
- a CDS encoding M48 family metallopeptidase: MNNIIIKHKKIKNIYIRVKEDFNIYVTAPKRVSKEYIYGLIEKRKDWIEEKKKELKEKNIYDISKKELINGEEIYYLGKRYMLKVITSKEENITIYGKIMYMQINIKDDENYKNFNIRKKHILLDTWYKKEALKLFESLLKKYCSIMSLEINSFSVKKLKSKWGSCDVSKKHITFNLELIKYPVNASEYIVVHELAHLIEPNHSKKFYNIVSLYMPEWTKEKEILNNFFKNK, translated from the coding sequence ATGAACAATATAATAATAAAACATAAAAAAATAAAAAATATTTATATAAGAGTAAAGGAAGATTTTAATATATATGTAACGGCACCTAAAAGAGTGAGTAAAGAGTATATATATGGTCTTATAGAAAAAAGAAAAGATTGGATAGAAGAGAAGAAAAAAGAATTAAAAGAAAAAAATATTTATGATATAAGCAAAAAAGAATTAATAAATGGTGAAGAGATTTATTATCTTGGAAAAAGATACATGCTTAAGGTAATAACTTCGAAAGAAGAAAATATAACAATATACGGAAAAATAATGTATATGCAAATTAATATAAAAGATGATGAAAACTATAAAAATTTTAATATAAGAAAAAAGCATATACTTCTTGACACTTGGTACAAAAAAGAGGCTTTAAAATTGTTTGAAAGTCTTCTAAAAAAATATTGCAGCATAATGAGTTTAGAAATAAATTCTTTTAGTGTAAAAAAACTTAAAAGTAAATGGGGGTCATGCGATGTTTCAAAAAAGCATATCACTTTTAATCTGGAGCTTATAAAATACCCAGTTAATGCATCAGAATATATAGTAGTTCATGAATTAGCACATCTAATAGAACCTAATCACAGTAAAAAATTTTATAATATTGTTAGTCTTTATATGCCTGAGTGGACTAAAGAAAAAGAAATTTTAAATAATTTTTTCAAAAACAAATAA
- a CDS encoding prolyl-tRNA synthetase associated domain-containing protein: MSSKEEIYNILKENNINYEAVEHKAVYTMEEMLELELDKKGRIIKNIFLFCRKTKRYFLIIMEESKRLNLKDLSSKLQAKLTFASEEDLNKYLSLSKGAVSPFGLLYDKDGIVNLVIDRDLVLPKTNNIIGIHPCDNTATVFLEYADLIKLIKNKNNIEIIDI; encoded by the coding sequence ATGAGTTCTAAAGAAGAGATTTATAATATTTTAAAAGAGAATAATATTAATTATGAAGCAGTTGAGCATAAAGCAGTTTATACTATGGAAGAGATGCTTGAGCTTGAACTTGATAAAAAAGGAAGAATAATAAAAAATATTTTTTTGTTTTGCAGAAAGACAAAGAGATATTTTTTAATAATAATGGAAGAATCTAAAAGACTTAATTTGAAAGATTTAAGTTCAAAATTGCAGGCAAAGCTTACATTTGCAAGCGAAGAAGATTTGAATAAGTATCTTAGTTTAAGTAAGGGAGCTGTATCTCCTTTTGGGCTTTTATATGATAAAGATGGAATAGTTAATTTAGTGATAGATAGAGATTTAGTGTTGCCTAAAACTAATAATATAATAGGAATCCATCCATGTGATAATACTGCTACTGTTTTTCTTGAGTATGCAGATTTAATAAAATTAATAAAGAATAAAAATAATATAGAAATAATAGATATTTAA